In the genome of Terriglobales bacterium, one region contains:
- a CDS encoding DinB family protein, with protein MDASKKWKLCCSVVLAVMALSTLAVAQDSATADPALPANYDKDFALRYLAETREKFLASINGLSEAQWKFKPAPDRWSVGEVSEHVTKAEEMFQGIVHKMMASPADPAKAQEATLKEANIVKMVPDRSTKFQAPDPLKPTGRWATQAALVADFEKMRKENAEYLAANYDELRQRLEAGPPGSMDGVQWMVFMAAHLKRHTAQIEEVKADPAFPKK; from the coding sequence GTGGACGCAAGCAAGAAGTGGAAACTCTGTTGTTCTGTGGTGTTGGCTGTGATGGCGCTGTCGACCCTGGCTGTGGCGCAGGATTCAGCCACGGCCGATCCTGCTCTGCCCGCGAACTATGACAAGGACTTCGCCCTCCGCTACCTGGCGGAGACGCGGGAGAAGTTTCTGGCCTCAATCAACGGGTTGAGCGAGGCGCAATGGAAGTTCAAGCCGGCTCCGGACCGCTGGTCCGTGGGCGAGGTCTCCGAGCACGTCACCAAGGCCGAGGAGATGTTCCAGGGCATCGTGCACAAGATGATGGCGTCGCCCGCGGACCCAGCCAAGGCGCAAGAGGCCACGCTCAAGGAGGCCAATATCGTTAAGATGGTTCCCGATCGTTCGACGAAATTCCAGGCCCCGGATCCGCTCAAGCCCACTGGTCGCTGGGCGACGCAAGCCGCTCTGGTCGCGGATTTCGAGAAAATGCGCAAGGAGAACGCAGAATATCTGGCGGCCAACTATGACGAGCTGCGGCAACGCCTGGAGGCCGGGCCCCCGGGCAGCATGGACGGCGTGCAGTGGATGGTCTTCATGGCCGCCCACCTCAAGCGCCACACTGCTCAGATCGAGGAAGTGAAGGCCGACCCCGCATTCCCCAAGAAGTAG
- a CDS encoding amidohydrolase family protein: protein MITDCHVHIMPMHLFKPEALAAIKKKRSDFEHIEALCRSPKAFLKHLDAVGVERAALINYVAPEVIGLTSGVHQFVAEYVKEDPRRLIPCGGLHPRHSTNVLRDVEELLRLGIRMFKIHPPHQLLYPNDYLKGIKELEIIYRAAEANGIPVMVHTGTSIFPGARNKYGDPIYVDDVAVDFPKLKILLAHGGRPLWMDTAFFLVRRHPNVYLDISGIPPKALLRYFPRLEEIAERTLFGTDWPGPGVPDMKKNLTDFRALPLSEAAREQILSKTAQSIWPA, encoded by the coding sequence ATGATCACCGACTGTCATGTCCACATCATGCCCATGCACCTCTTCAAGCCGGAGGCCTTGGCCGCCATCAAGAAGAAGCGCAGCGACTTTGAGCACATTGAAGCCTTGTGCCGCTCGCCCAAGGCTTTCCTCAAGCACCTCGACGCCGTGGGCGTGGAGCGCGCCGCGCTCATCAACTACGTAGCGCCGGAAGTCATCGGGCTCACCTCCGGGGTGCATCAATTCGTCGCCGAGTACGTGAAGGAAGACCCGCGGCGACTCATTCCCTGTGGCGGGCTGCACCCGCGCCACAGCACCAACGTCCTGCGTGACGTGGAGGAGCTGCTGCGGCTGGGCATCCGCATGTTCAAAATCCACCCTCCGCACCAGCTTCTCTACCCGAACGACTATCTGAAGGGCATCAAGGAGTTGGAGATCATCTATCGTGCGGCCGAGGCCAACGGCATCCCGGTGATGGTCCACACCGGGACCTCCATTTTCCCCGGCGCGCGTAACAAGTACGGCGACCCTATCTACGTGGACGATGTAGCGGTCGACTTCCCCAAGCTGAAGATCCTGCTGGCGCACGGCGGCCGTCCGCTGTGGATGGATACGGCCTTCTTTCTGGTGCGGCGGCACCCGAATGTCTATCTGGATATCAGCGGCATCCCACCCAAGGCTCTGCTGCGCTACTTCCCGCGACTGGAAGAGATCGCGGAGCGGACTCTGTTCGGCACGGACTGGCCCGGTCCGGGCGTTCCGGACATGAAGAAGAACCTCACGGACTTCCGCGCCCTGCCGCTTTCGGAGGCGGCCCGGGAGCAGATCCTGAGCAAGACCGCACAGTCCATCTGGCCGGCCTGA
- a CDS encoding S46 family peptidase: MRIVTCLLCLGLLSTCAVADEGMWLFSAPPLEQLQARYRFKPSQQWLDHLRLSSVRFNNGGSGSFVSADGLVFTNHHVAEECIHQLSSAGKDFLKTGYLARSRAEEAKCPDLELNVLGSMQDVTAQVNAGVKPGMNDAEAGRTQRAAMATIEADCAKQTGLRCDVVTFYSGGAYHLYRYRKYTDVRLVFAPEQDIAFFGGDPDNFNFPRFDLDVAFFRIYENDKPVLLNQYLKWARSPLKEGGLIFVSGHPGATGRLKSMDELEFLRDVYYPFLLESYRGRIETLRKFSEASEENARIAKDDLDSLENSLKAVSGYQGGLNDTELMAAKQAAEDRLRAAIEANPELKKEVGDAWKDTDRAMDTYRTIFLSYIFLERRSGFRGTLAEFARTLVRAASERPRPNNERLREYRDSALPSLELGLFSAAPIYKSLETALLAYSLNEMREQMGARNVVVERVLKGRSPEEVARAAVEGTELQDVNLRRQLYEGGKKAVEDSKDPLIMLMRDIEREARAARKTYDDNVDSVLRQSGARLAKARFTLEGNAEPPDATFTLRLSYGAVRGYTENSKPVPFFTTIGGAFKHAAAHGNQPPYKLPDSWTRNRTRLRATTPFNFVSTADIIGGSSGSPVVNAAGELVGIIFDGNIYSLPWNFAYSDKLARAIAVDVRAIQEALRKVYGATALADELLGVKAAPARPGRRRRTPQ; this comes from the coding sequence ATGCGAATCGTCACGTGCCTGCTCTGTCTTGGCCTGCTCTCCACCTGCGCCGTAGCCGATGAAGGCATGTGGCTGTTCAGCGCCCCACCGCTGGAACAGCTGCAGGCCCGCTACAGGTTCAAACCGAGCCAGCAATGGCTGGACCACCTGCGGCTCTCGTCCGTACGCTTCAACAACGGCGGATCGGGTTCGTTCGTCTCCGCAGACGGACTGGTGTTTACCAACCACCACGTGGCCGAAGAGTGCATTCATCAGCTCTCCTCTGCGGGTAAGGACTTCCTGAAGACCGGTTACCTGGCGCGCAGCCGGGCCGAAGAGGCCAAGTGCCCGGACCTGGAGCTGAATGTATTGGGGAGCATGCAGGATGTAACGGCGCAGGTGAATGCCGGCGTCAAGCCGGGGATGAACGACGCCGAGGCCGGCCGGACGCAGCGGGCAGCCATGGCGACCATCGAAGCCGATTGCGCCAAGCAGACCGGACTGCGCTGTGACGTGGTTACCTTCTACTCCGGTGGGGCGTATCACCTCTATCGCTACCGCAAGTACACCGACGTGCGACTGGTATTCGCGCCCGAGCAAGACATTGCGTTCTTCGGCGGCGACCCCGACAACTTCAACTTCCCCCGCTTCGATCTGGACGTCGCCTTTTTCCGTATCTATGAGAACGATAAGCCGGTGCTTCTGAACCAATACTTGAAGTGGGCGCGAAGCCCGCTGAAGGAAGGCGGCCTCATTTTCGTCTCCGGCCATCCCGGCGCCACCGGGCGCTTGAAGTCCATGGATGAGTTGGAATTCCTGCGGGACGTCTATTACCCGTTCTTGCTGGAGTCCTATCGCGGGCGCATCGAGACACTGCGCAAGTTCTCCGAAGCGTCGGAGGAGAACGCACGCATCGCCAAAGATGACCTGGACAGCCTGGAGAATTCGCTCAAAGCGGTGAGCGGCTACCAGGGAGGGTTGAACGATACGGAACTGATGGCGGCCAAGCAGGCGGCGGAAGACCGGCTGCGAGCCGCGATCGAGGCCAACCCGGAGCTGAAGAAGGAAGTCGGCGACGCGTGGAAAGACACGGACCGGGCGATGGATACCTACCGCACGATTTTCCTTTCCTACATCTTCCTGGAGCGGCGCTCCGGATTTCGCGGGACGCTGGCGGAGTTCGCCCGCACCCTGGTGCGCGCCGCCAGCGAGCGTCCCCGGCCCAACAACGAACGCTTACGGGAATATCGCGACTCTGCCCTCCCTTCCCTGGAACTGGGATTGTTTTCCGCTGCGCCCATCTACAAGTCGCTGGAGACGGCCCTGCTCGCCTATTCGCTCAACGAGATGCGCGAGCAAATGGGCGCGCGCAACGTGGTGGTGGAACGGGTGCTGAAGGGACGATCTCCGGAAGAAGTGGCGCGAGCGGCAGTCGAAGGCACCGAACTCCAGGACGTGAACCTGCGCCGCCAGCTCTATGAGGGCGGCAAGAAAGCCGTCGAAGACAGCAAGGATCCGCTCATCATGCTGATGCGCGACATCGAGCGCGAAGCTCGAGCCGCGCGCAAGACCTACGACGACAACGTGGACTCGGTGCTCCGCCAATCCGGAGCGCGCCTGGCCAAAGCCCGCTTCACGCTAGAGGGCAATGCGGAACCGCCCGACGCGACCTTCACGCTCCGCCTGAGCTATGGCGCGGTCCGCGGCTACACGGAAAACAGCAAGCCGGTTCCCTTCTTCACCACCATCGGCGGAGCCTTCAAGCATGCCGCCGCCCACGGCAATCAGCCGCCCTACAAGCTGCCGGACAGTTGGACCAGGAACCGCACCCGGCTGCGTGCCACGACGCCGTTCAATTTCGTCTCGACCGCTGACATCATTGGGGGTAGCTCCGGCAGCCCGGTGGTGAACGCTGCCGGCGAACTTGTGGGCATCATCTTCGACGGCAACATCTATTCCCTTCCCTGGAATTTCGCCTACTCCGACAAGCTCGCAAGGGCGATCGCCGTGGACGTCCGCGCCATCCAGGAAGCGCTGCGCAAGGTCTACGGAGCCACCGCGCTGGCGGACGAACTGTTAGGCGTGAAGGCGGCGCCGGCGCGCCCGGGGCGGCGCCGCAGGACGCCACAGTAA